One window of Watersipora subatra chromosome 3, tzWatSuba1.1, whole genome shotgun sequence genomic DNA carries:
- the LOC137391182 gene encoding uncharacterized protein: MEKGYVVKQHKRNDVIQLLTAVIAASALVVSVYSQISYQLLQKDVDHLTSRLDQLERTGIQVSIMSPADMEHALQKRSAEDEGISDGILSQLSPGQLSYLRGPPGRDGRDGRDGRDCEESDLAGLSMRVGKLVNQTKSVVARPSARPSDNDELLQEFNQTIAHGLLSLLQSNNRKLEEIEQQLQEDDERRGLSSAVDIQPASGGGSSYIRWGRKSCGNSSELLYTGLAAGQFYGHEGGSSVYTCLPSEPDYNSYLAGDQGNYIYGAEYQTDSNIFPSRMHDQNVPCSRCYLPSRSTTIMIPAQRTCPSSWNKEYEGYLMSGHHSHKRAYNYVCMDKEPEALTGLHANTDGALFYFVQGSCSHLGYCPPYIQDAELACVVCSK; this comes from the exons ATGGAAAAAGGCTATGTAGTCAAGCAACATAAGCGTAATGATGTCATCCAGCTATTGACTGCTGTTATAGCAGCATCTGCTCTGGTTGTCTCGGTCTACTCTCAAATAAGTTACCAGTTGTTACAGAAAGATGTTGATCATTTAACCAGTAGACTAGATCAGCTAGAAAGAACTGGAATACAG GTTTCAATAATGTCTCCAGCTGATATGGAACATGCCTTACAAAAAAGATCAGCCGAAGATGAGGGTATCAGTGATGGCATACTAAGTCAATTATCACCAG GACAACTTTCATACTTAAGAGGACCTCCAGGAAGAGATGGTAGGGACGGTAGAGATGGTAGAGATTGTGAAGAGTCAGATCTGGCTGGACTGAGTATGAGGGTTGGAAAATTGGTAAACCAGACCAAGTCAGTTGTAGCGCGACCATCTGCCAGGCCTTCTGATAATG ACGAACTCCTACAAGAGTTTAACCAAACAATTGCTCATGGGTTGCTGAGCCTCCTCCAAAGCAACAACAGAAAGTTGGAAGAAATTGAGCAACAACTGCAGGAAGATGACGAGAGAAGAGGACTTTCTTCAGCAG TTGATATACAACCAGCTTCTGGGGGAGGGAGCTCGTACATCAGATGGGGCAGGAAATCATGTGGTAACTCTTCAGAGCTTCTCTACACAG GGCTAGCAGCAGGGCAATTCTATGGTCATGAAGGAGGCTCATCTGTCTATACATGTCTCCCATCAGAGCCAGATTATAACTCATATTTAGCTGGTGATCAGGGTAATTACATATATGGAGCAGAGTACCAGACCGACTCTAATATATTTCCCAGTCGTATGCATGATCAGAATGTACCCTGTTCCAGATGCTACCTTCCTAGCAGGTCTACAACTATTATGATACCTGCTCAAAGAACTTGCCCATCATCTTGGAATAAG GAGTACGAAGGATATCTGATGTCAGGACACCACAGCCACAAAAGAGCGTACAACTATGTTTGTATGGACAAAGAACCAGAAGCCTTAACTGGACTACATGCCAATACAGATGGAGcgctgttttattttgttcaaggAAGCTGCAGCCACCTTGGATACTGCCCACCTTATATTCAGGATGCAGAATTAGCTTGTGTTGTCTGCTCTAAATAG